A region from the Desulfomarina profundi genome encodes:
- a CDS encoding ACT domain-containing protein: protein MSGNLKFELKFKDRIGLVFDVARLMTEQSLNIVTMELQQKQGLATISLEIEKPDYPFDGSALLELFPALAGIREWRKIEWLPMKCGRNGFVLSLME, encoded by the coding sequence ATGTCCGGAAATCTTAAGTTTGAACTGAAATTTAAGGACAGAATAGGCCTGGTCTTTGATGTGGCAAGGCTTATGACTGAACAGAGCCTTAACATTGTTACCATGGAACTGCAGCAGAAGCAGGGACTGGCAACCATTTCGCTTGAGATTGAAAAACCGGATTATCCTTTTGATGGCTCAGCGCTTCTCGAGCTTTTTCCGGCACTTGCAGGTATTCGGGAATGGCGCAAAATAGAGTGGCTCCCCATGAAATGCGGGAGGAATGGTTTCGTACTCTCTTTGATGGAATGA